CGCGCGCCCGTCCGACACCACCACCGAACGCATCTGGTCGAACAACAGCTCCCGCGGCACGCCCCCGAACCACCCGAAGGCGCTCTCCAGCCCTTCCGTCAGCACCGCCATCGTCTGCCGGCGGTAGAACCGCAGCCACAAAAGCCGTGAGTATCCCAGCACCGTCACCAGCGCATGGCGCCGCCCCCACGGAAGCGTGAACGTCGCAAAGTCCACCTGTCCCTGCCGCCCAGCCGGCGTCTCGAACCGAACCACCTCCTCCTCCGCCTCCCGCGGCCGTACCGACCGAACGTAGTCCCTCACCCGGCCATATCCCCCCGTGTACCCCGCCGCTCGTACCTCGTCGAAAAGGCGCCTGGCCGACAACCGCGGATACTCCTCCAGCCGCGTCTCGATGATCCCCTTGTACGGATCCAGCTTGTGCTCGACCCCTGGCCGCGCCGTGTACCGCGTCCCCCCTCCAGCGTCTCGCTCCAACTGGCCTCCCGACACCCATCGATGGATCGTCCGTCGATCCACTCCAAACCGTCGCGACAGCTCCGCCCTGGTCACGCCTCGTTCCAGATAGTGCCTTAACAGCATCCTTGTCTCCCATCCGTGCATCGGTACGCCGCTCCATTCCTGTTGGTTTTTGCCAACAGACTGGCCCGACGCACACGTCCTCGCAATCTTCAATGTGGGACATTTTCGATTGACACAAATGGGACATTTACAGTTGTCCGCTACATTGCACGACGGCCGATGCGCCAGGCAAGCTCGTGGGTTCCGAAACTGCTGTCGCCGACGAAGACGAT
The sequence above is drawn from the Deltaproteobacteria bacterium genome and encodes:
- the istA gene encoding IS21 family transposase, which translates into the protein MLLRHYLERGVTRAELSRRFGVDRRTIHRWVSGGQLERDAGGGTRYTARPGVEHKLDPYKGIIETRLEEYPRLSARRLFDEVRAAGYTGGYGRVRDYVRSVRPREAEEEVVRFETPAGRQGQVDFATFTLPWGRRHALVTVLGYSRLLWLRFYRRQTMAVLTEGLESAFGWFGGVPRELLFDQMRSVVVSDGRADGGELVLNAEFLRFASHWGFQPRSCRPYRARTKG